In Phenylobacterium zucineum HLK1, one DNA window encodes the following:
- a CDS encoding SDR family oxidoreductase, whose product MTSQGPGGEFRQEAERTAEHERDIQDRIEAQEERSFQSKGDGEDSAPQTGARDYPVPPLPKQALEKPGLEADLELKPMWDAPYYKGSGKLEGMAALITGADSGIGRAVAVLFAREGADVAIAYLEEDEDAQVTKAAVEKEGRRAILLPGDVANPAYADEAVRKTIEAFGKIDILVNNAAFQEHAKDITDIAFDHFDRTLKTNLYGYFNMAKAAAPHIKAGGSIVNCGSVTGLHGSKELLDYSMTKGGIHAFTRSLAGSLIKRGIRVNCVAPGPVWTPLNPADKPDKIPEFGAQTPMGRPAQPEELAPAFVFLASPQTASYITGEILPVIGGY is encoded by the coding sequence ATGACCAGCCAGGGACCCGGCGGCGAGTTCCGCCAGGAGGCCGAGCGCACGGCCGAGCACGAACGCGACATCCAGGACCGCATCGAGGCGCAGGAGGAACGCTCGTTTCAGTCCAAGGGCGACGGCGAGGACAGCGCGCCCCAGACAGGCGCCAGGGACTACCCCGTCCCGCCCCTGCCCAAGCAGGCGCTGGAGAAGCCGGGCCTCGAGGCGGACCTCGAACTGAAGCCCATGTGGGACGCCCCCTACTACAAGGGCTCGGGCAAGCTGGAGGGCATGGCGGCCCTGATCACCGGCGCCGACTCCGGGATCGGCCGGGCCGTGGCCGTGCTGTTCGCCCGGGAAGGCGCGGACGTGGCCATCGCCTACCTCGAGGAGGACGAGGACGCGCAGGTGACGAAGGCGGCGGTCGAGAAGGAAGGCCGGCGCGCCATCCTGCTGCCGGGCGACGTGGCCAACCCGGCCTATGCCGACGAGGCGGTGCGCAAGACCATCGAGGCGTTCGGCAAGATCGACATTCTGGTCAACAACGCCGCGTTCCAGGAGCACGCCAAGGACATCACCGACATCGCCTTCGACCACTTCGACCGGACGCTGAAGACCAACCTCTACGGCTATTTCAACATGGCCAAGGCGGCGGCCCCGCACATCAAGGCGGGCGGCTCGATCGTCAACTGCGGCTCGGTCACCGGCCTGCACGGCTCGAAGGAGCTGCTGGACTATTCGATGACCAAGGGCGGCATCCACGCCTTCACCCGCTCGCTGGCCGGCAGCCTGATCAAGCGGGGAATCCGGGTGAACTGCGTCGCGCCTGGCCCCGTGTGGACGCCGCTCAACCCGGCCGACAAGCCCGACAAGATCCCGGAGTTCGGGGCCCAGACCCCCATGGGCCGGCCGGCGCAGCCCGAGGAGCTGGCCCCCGCCTTCGTTTTCCTCGCCTCGCCCCAGACGGCCAGCTACATCACCGGCGAGATCCTGCCGGTCATCGGCGGCTACTGA